In Methanofollis sp., the DNA window GCGGAGCCGGAGACTCCTCTCGGCCCTGTACGGCTATCCCCTCGGCGTCGTCTCCAACGGGCAGCGGGTCTTCTCCGAGGTCGAGCTCCGGATGTTCGGCCTGGCCCCCTTCTTCAGGACCGCCGTCTTCTCCTCCGACGTGGGGTGCAAGAAACCCGACGACCGGATCTTTCAGGTCGCCCTCAGGCGCATCGGGGTCGAACCGGAGGAGGCCCTCTTCATCGGCGACTCCATGACGAACGACATCATCCCGGCGCGGCGCCTTGGCATGCAGGCGATCCATATCCGCGAGGCCTGGCTGCTCTTCTCGGTCTGAGGAACGCCTTCCCGGACCCTATCGCGAGCGGGGACACCCGGAGAGAGTCAAGAAAGCCGAAGGCTTTCGCTGAAACGTTCCACTGTTCTGAGCCCTTGCAATGGAGATCAACCTCCGCAACCACGAGAGCGAACAGGATATCTGGAGAAAGAAGATTGCCATCCTCCGAACGCCGAGTGTGAGCGATAGAGAGCATGGAAGACAGTTAGGTCTTCGAGGTAATCTCCTGGTAAACTGTAAGGAGAAGGTAGCGGGTCCGCGTGAGAGGAGGGGATTCTCAGAGATGATCGCCGCGGTCCCGTCGGCGTGAATCGTGACATGACTACAGCCCCGAGTTCACCCGCCTGATCCGCCGTGCGACCAGGGCCGCCAGGAAGACCGCGAGGATGCCGGTGAGAAAGATGCCGTCGAAGACCCCGGCCCCACCGATGGAGAGGACGGTCGGTTCGCCACCCGAGATCATCTTGATCGTCCCCGGCGTCGCAAGGAGGAAGATGTCGGCACCGAGGAGGGTGCCCACCGCCCCGCCCACATAGGCGGTTCCCGGCGAGGTGATGTCCGCCCTGGTGAGGAGGATGCCTGCAAAGGCCCCGGCAAGAGGTGCGATATAGAAGGGCATCAGGATCCCTTCCCCCTGCACCGGCGTCGCAAAATAATAGGAGACAAGGGCGACGAAGATCACGGCGAGGGCCGCCGGCCCGGCCCGCACCCTCTGCCGTGCGATCACCTCGGCCGAGAGGAGGAGGGGGATGATGCACCCGCCGACATTCACGGCAAGGATCACGCCGTTGGTGACCGCGAAGGGGATGTCGATCAGGCTCCCGATCAGCGCCCCGACTGTCATGACCAGGGCCCGCGACGCCTTCATGCCCGCGAGTTCGAACGCCTCCTCGCTGACGATGATGAAGAGGTACAGGAGGAGGATCGGGACCATCAGGACAACGAGGAGGAAGAGGGTTTCTGTCGAGAGAAACGGGACAAAGACACTTGCAGGAACTGCGGCCATG includes these proteins:
- a CDS encoding DUF1614 domain-containing protein — protein: MAAVPASVFVPFLSTETLFLLVVLMVPILLLYLFIIVSEEAFELAGMKASRALVMTVGALIGSLIDIPFAVTNGVILAVNVGGCIIPLLLSAEVIARQRVRAGPAALAVIFVALVSYYFATPVQGEGILMPFYIAPLAGAFAGILLTRADITSPGTAYVGGAVGTLLGADIFLLATPGTIKMISGGEPTVLSIGGAGVFDGIFLTGILAVFLAALVARRIRRVNSGL